The proteins below come from a single Faecalibaculum rodentium genomic window:
- a CDS encoding polysaccharide biosynthesis C-terminal domain-containing protein: MESKTKKKSLIRSSLISTGGFFIAKLLGLVYTIPLASILASDAYLSYYGTAYRIYSYILQVFTAGFPMAVATMIATYATLEDPRTVLKVRRIAIRFLAVMGAAGMLLMMLLSPLFGSVVAGQENGSVMRNVLLILSAAVFLVPLLSAYRGYCQGMDEMEEYAFSQTFEQFVRVGFLLGVSCLLVYGFHADRVWALYASVAATSVAALAGLFQIARYTGRSRHRLEKAAAGTDAPDIPARKLVRDFVLLAVPYFVMAILGYIDDPINSILLPYALNHSGYTPDQVNVVLSAVNYVGSKLISIPMILGPGFTAALIPHITSMLAEQNLRGVRKNVREVISIVLYVALPVCACMALYARPIYYILYYTEDLNLAASTIAWNSLEGVAGSVLPVITSMMMALRLRRAGLKSLAIYSAFKVVTVVPMVMWLGFPGAVLSSLTGALYVFFANLHEIRHRYRISFRALSHQMIFIVAGLLCMWGVTWLIQTAGFTADSGSKLVCLLQLMVSGLASLGVYLGVTWFFQIPQTVFGLRGRSHV, translated from the coding sequence ATGGAATCCAAGACCAAAAAGAAATCACTGATCCGAAGCTCGCTCATCAGCACGGGGGGCTTTTTCATTGCGAAGCTCCTGGGGCTTGTCTATACCATTCCGCTGGCATCGATCCTGGCCAGCGATGCCTACCTGAGTTATTACGGAACTGCCTACCGGATCTACAGCTACATTCTCCAGGTGTTCACAGCCGGTTTTCCCATGGCTGTCGCCACAATGATCGCCACCTATGCCACGCTGGAAGATCCGCGGACCGTGCTGAAAGTCAGACGGATCGCCATCCGGTTCCTGGCAGTCATGGGTGCTGCAGGCATGCTGCTCATGATGCTGCTGTCACCTCTGTTCGGTTCTGTCGTCGCGGGGCAGGAAAACGGCTCTGTCATGCGCAACGTACTGCTGATCCTGTCGGCGGCTGTGTTCCTGGTTCCGCTGCTTTCGGCATACCGCGGGTACTGCCAGGGCATGGACGAGATGGAAGAATATGCTTTTTCACAAACCTTTGAGCAGTTTGTCCGGGTGGGATTCCTGCTGGGTGTGTCCTGTCTTCTGGTCTATGGATTTCACGCCGACCGGGTCTGGGCTCTGTATGCATCTGTCGCTGCGACAAGCGTGGCAGCCCTGGCCGGACTGTTCCAGATTGCGAGGTATACCGGACGGTCCAGGCATCGGCTCGAGAAGGCAGCTGCGGGCACAGATGCTCCTGACATACCGGCACGGAAGCTGGTCCGGGATTTTGTGCTTCTTGCCGTACCATATTTTGTGATGGCCATTCTGGGATACATCGACGATCCCATCAATTCGATCCTCCTGCCGTATGCCCTGAATCACTCCGGGTACACGCCGGATCAGGTCAATGTGGTGCTTTCTGCAGTCAACTACGTCGGGTCCAAGCTGATTTCGATTCCCATGATCCTGGGCCCTGGCTTCACCGCGGCACTGATTCCCCACATCACCAGCATGCTGGCTGAGCAGAATCTGCGGGGTGTGCGGAAAAATGTCCGGGAAGTGATCTCCATCGTCCTGTATGTGGCTCTGCCGGTCTGCGCCTGCATGGCATTGTATGCCAGACCCATCTACTACATTCTGTACTACACAGAGGACCTGAATCTGGCTGCATCCACCATTGCCTGGAATTCTCTGGAAGGAGTCGCCGGTTCTGTCCTGCCGGTGATCACGTCCATGATGATGGCCCTGCGGCTGCGGCGGGCCGGACTGAAAAGTCTCGCCATCTATTCAGCGTTCAAGGTCGTGACGGTTGTGCCCATGGTCATGTGGCTGGGATTTCCCGGAGCGGTGCTGAGTTCCCTGACCGGGGCACTGTATGTGTTTTTTGCGAACCTCCATGAAATCCGGCACCGGTACCGCATCAGCTTCAGGGCCCTGTCACATCAGATGATTTTCATCGTGGCGGGACTGCTTTGCATGTGGGGCGTGACATGGCTGATCCAGACGGCAGGATTTACGGCGGATTCCGGCAGCAAGCTTGTGTGTCTGCTGCAGCTGATGGTCAGCGGCCTGGCGAGCCTGGGTGTGTATCTGGGTGTGACGTGGTTTTTCCAGATTCCCCAGACTGTGTTTGGACTGAGAGGCAGATCCCATGTTTGA
- a CDS encoding winged helix-turn-helix domain-containing protein translates to MRQNLTHVLLPADSRTLEDVRRNYPAGRVERITNGVDVFYCYVVPAFSEKGLRSIPVRRNGRFMNQSLEDLHGVICSGGIRLDLDKELVWINGEMLHLPGAELLLLKILLLNDTSCISRRILLTILERKTGKMMQDNTLSVHIARLRKALGIHEGKSYIATEPGKGYRWAFPVMKKL, encoded by the coding sequence ATGAGACAGAATCTTACACATGTACTGCTTCCGGCAGACAGCCGAACCCTTGAGGATGTCCGTCGCAATTATCCGGCTGGCCGCGTTGAGCGGATCACCAACGGAGTGGATGTATTTTACTGCTATGTCGTGCCGGCATTCAGCGAGAAGGGACTGAGATCCATCCCTGTCAGGCGGAATGGCCGGTTCATGAACCAGTCCCTGGAAGACCTCCACGGCGTGATCTGCTCCGGAGGGATCCGGCTGGACCTTGACAAGGAGCTGGTATGGATCAACGGGGAAATGCTGCATCTTCCCGGTGCAGAGCTCCTTCTTCTGAAGATTCTGCTTCTCAATGACACCAGTTGTATATCCAGGCGTATCCTTTTGACGATTCTGGAACGCAAAACAGGGAAGATGATGCAGGACAACACATTGTCGGTTCATATTGCCAGGCTGAGAAAGGCACTGGGGATCCATGAGGGAAAGAGTTATATCGCGACTGAACCCGGAAAGGGGTACCGATGGGCATTTCCTGTGATGAAGAAGCTGTAA
- a CDS encoding Dabb family protein: protein MTHIVFFELKDPTPENREALVKILQKLNTEDVPMAQSFECGADILGSDRSLDAALVVKLPADQLEAYANDPYHCRIKTEMAPLLQRSMTVDFD, encoded by the coding sequence ATGACACACATTGTTTTTTTTGAGCTCAAAGACCCGACCCCGGAAAACCGGGAAGCACTCGTGAAGATCCTTCAGAAGCTCAACACAGAGGATGTGCCCATGGCACAGTCCTTTGAATGCGGCGCAGATATACTTGGCTCGGACCGCAGTCTGGATGCGGCTCTGGTGGTGAAACTCCCGGCAGACCAGCTCGAGGCCTATGCCAATGATCCGTATCACTGCAGGATCAAGACAGAAATGGCGCCGCTGCTGCAGCGGTCCATGACGGTGGACTTTGACTGA
- a CDS encoding bifunctional ADP-dependent NAD(P)H-hydrate dehydratase/NAD(P)H-hydrate epimerase → MTETLLETAAQAQERDRYTIEQEGIPSPVLMENAARALCSLLESRLVAGSRILILCGPGSNGQDGLAMHRILQEHGWDTAAYCPPGQSLQRRILENRGIPVLTSLTQICALAESLGPDDWIVDAMFGSGLSRPLEGTWHTLTEAANGSAARILAVDVPSGMDGETGPLPGAVIQADLTACIGTRKLGTVLPAALPLTGEVTTLDIGLGNPNTPRTVFELTASKARTCLPVRPLLSWKGTFGKVLMAGGSRRMHGAIEMSARACFHAGPGLLTVAVPEILQPAMRCVLPEAMLLDLPGDPDCISEEAVPAILHAARDMNVVSAGNGMGRQEGTRTLVQDLLQKTDVTLVLDADALSVLDPHWLHRPGGQTILTPHPGEFSRITGWSVSDITANPVKAAQEFTRAYPDTVLVLKGAITCVSEHGQVWVLARPDSSLAKGGSGDMLCGIITGLAASQNPLEAALCGVWAHNQAPLCSKKDPAAFGPQDLVDALSDVWKSLREGRDL, encoded by the coding sequence TTGACTGAAACCCTGCTGGAAACCGCCGCACAGGCACAGGAACGGGACAGGTATACGATTGAACAGGAAGGCATCCCCTCCCCTGTTCTGATGGAGAACGCAGCCCGCGCCCTTTGTTCCCTGCTGGAATCCCGCCTTGTGGCCGGAAGCCGGATCCTGATTCTTTGCGGCCCCGGAAGCAACGGGCAGGATGGACTTGCCATGCACCGGATCCTTCAGGAACACGGATGGGACACCGCGGCTTACTGTCCCCCCGGCCAGTCACTGCAGCGCAGGATCCTGGAAAACCGCGGGATTCCGGTACTGACCAGTCTGACGCAGATCTGTGCATTGGCCGAATCTCTTGGACCGGATGACTGGATCGTGGATGCCATGTTCGGCAGCGGCCTGTCCCGACCCCTGGAAGGCACCTGGCACACGCTGACAGAAGCCGCAAACGGCTCTGCTGCAAGGATCCTCGCGGTGGATGTCCCCAGCGGCATGGACGGAGAAACCGGACCACTGCCGGGAGCGGTCATCCAGGCAGACCTGACAGCCTGTATCGGCACGCGGAAACTTGGAACGGTTCTTCCCGCCGCCCTGCCTCTGACCGGAGAAGTGACCACACTGGATATCGGTCTGGGAAACCCGAACACACCGAGAACTGTGTTCGAACTCACTGCTTCGAAGGCACGCACGTGTCTTCCGGTGCGACCGCTGCTGTCATGGAAGGGCACATTCGGGAAAGTGCTCATGGCCGGTGGCAGCAGGCGGATGCATGGAGCCATTGAAATGAGTGCCAGAGCCTGTTTTCATGCAGGACCGGGGCTGCTGACGGTGGCCGTACCGGAGATACTGCAGCCGGCAATGCGCTGTGTCCTGCCGGAGGCCATGCTTCTGGATCTGCCCGGGGACCCGGACTGCATCAGCGAGGAAGCTGTACCCGCCATCCTGCACGCAGCCAGGGACATGAATGTGGTTTCGGCAGGAAACGGTATGGGACGACAGGAGGGCACCCGCACACTGGTGCAGGATCTTCTCCAGAAAACAGATGTCACCCTGGTGCTGGATGCAGACGCTCTCTCGGTTCTTGACCCGCACTGGCTGCACCGGCCGGGTGGACAGACCATACTGACACCCCATCCCGGAGAATTCAGTCGCATTACGGGCTGGTCCGTGTCTGATATCACAGCCAATCCTGTCAAGGCAGCCCAGGAATTTACACGGGCGTATCCCGATACCGTACTGGTCCTGAAAGGCGCCATCACCTGTGTCAGCGAACATGGACAGGTCTGGGTGCTGGCCCGCCCGGATTCTTCCCTGGCAAAAGGAGGATCCGGCGATATGCTGTGCGGCATCATCACGGGCCTGGCTGCCAGCCAGAACCCGCTGGAAGCGGCGCTTTGCGGTGTCTGGGCCCACAATCAGGCACCTCTTTGCAGCAAAAAAGACCCTGCGGCGTTCGGACCGCAGGATCTGGTGGATGCCCTCTCGGATGTATGGAAGAGTCTGCGCGAAGGCCGGGACCTGTAA
- a CDS encoding FtsB family cell division protein → MKRKKSRKRQLGRDLLFCVACLVASAALLWGGWQDVQNMLEIRQSIEDNEEKAAQLEQRQDDLETTRENLDNPDYIEYIARGRYLVTKEGEQVFKFPTLQETEE, encoded by the coding sequence ATGAAACGAAAGAAGTCCAGGAAACGCCAGCTCGGCCGAGACCTTCTCTTCTGCGTCGCCTGCCTTGTCGCCAGTGCGGCATTGCTCTGGGGCGGCTGGCAGGATGTGCAGAACATGCTGGAAATCCGGCAGAGCATTGAAGACAATGAAGAAAAAGCCGCGCAGCTTGAACAGCGGCAGGATGATCTGGAAACCACCCGGGAGAATCTGGACAATCCGGACTACATCGAGTACATTGCCCGAGGCCGGTATCTGGTCACAAAAGAGGGAGAACAGGTTTTCAAATTCCCGACGCTGCAGGAAACCGAAGAGTGA
- a CDS encoding DUF1846 domain-containing protein, giving the protein MKTGFNNEKYLQMQSEHIRERIDKFGDKLYLEFGGKLFDDYHASRVLPGFAPDSKLQMLLQLKDQAEIVAVINAEHIAANKVRQDLGITYQEDVLRLIDEFRQAGLYVGSVVLTHTSDKELAAGLKAELEKKGIPLYYHYRIAGYPTDTDHILSQDGFGKNDYIETTRPLVVVTAPGPGSGKMATCLSQLYHENRRGIKAGYAKYETFPVWNLPLNHPVNLAYEAATADLNDVNMIDPWHQQAYGEITVNYNRDVEIYPVLRQMFCEIYGSSPYASPTDMGVNMAGFCIDDEETVSEAARQEIIRRYFSTRNRVIAKLCDPQELQKQEMVMKQAGVTIGDRPVFSRARALQDETGDFAAALEFEDGTIITGKNSELMGPASAMIMNALKYKAGIDPSRHLIDPENFAPIQRLKVNYFGNQNPRLHTNEMLIALSMTARSNPEARRALEQLPALAGTQSHITSALSEVDQSVLSSLKIQTTFEADKV; this is encoded by the coding sequence ATGAAAACAGGATTCAATAATGAAAAATATCTGCAGATGCAGTCGGAACATATCCGGGAGCGAATTGATAAATTCGGCGATAAGCTGTATCTGGAGTTCGGTGGCAAACTGTTTGATGACTATCACGCAAGCCGGGTTCTTCCGGGCTTTGCACCGGATTCCAAGCTCCAGATGCTGCTCCAGCTCAAGGACCAGGCCGAAATCGTGGCGGTCATCAACGCGGAGCACATCGCTGCCAACAAAGTACGGCAGGATCTGGGGATTACTTATCAGGAGGATGTGCTGCGTCTGATCGACGAATTCAGGCAGGCAGGACTGTATGTCGGCAGCGTCGTCCTGACACACACCAGTGACAAGGAATTGGCTGCAGGGCTGAAAGCAGAACTGGAGAAGAAGGGCATTCCGCTGTATTACCATTACCGGATTGCCGGATATCCCACGGATACGGATCATATCCTGTCCCAGGATGGATTTGGCAAAAACGATTATATCGAGACCACCAGACCTCTTGTGGTGGTCACGGCTCCGGGACCGGGTTCCGGCAAGATGGCAACCTGTCTGTCCCAGCTCTACCATGAAAACCGGCGGGGGATCAAAGCGGGGTACGCAAAGTATGAAACATTTCCGGTCTGGAACCTGCCTCTGAATCATCCCGTGAATCTCGCATATGAGGCAGCCACAGCGGATCTCAATGATGTAAACATGATCGATCCCTGGCACCAGCAGGCCTACGGGGAAATCACGGTGAATTACAACCGCGATGTGGAGATCTATCCCGTGCTGCGGCAGATGTTCTGTGAGATTTATGGAAGCAGTCCCTATGCCTCCCCCACAGATATGGGGGTCAACATGGCCGGCTTCTGCATCGATGACGAAGAAACGGTGTCCGAAGCTGCAAGACAGGAAATCATACGCCGGTATTTCTCCACCCGAAACCGGGTGATTGCCAAGCTTTGCGATCCCCAGGAGCTGCAGAAACAGGAAATGGTGATGAAGCAGGCGGGAGTGACCATCGGCGACAGGCCTGTATTCAGCCGGGCACGGGCCCTGCAGGATGAAACCGGGGATTTTGCGGCGGCGCTGGAGTTTGAAGACGGCACCATCATCACGGGAAAAAACTCGGAGCTGATGGGTCCGGCGAGCGCCATGATCATGAATGCGCTGAAATACAAAGCGGGTATAGATCCGTCCCGGCATCTGATCGACCCGGAGAATTTCGCACCGATCCAAAGGCTGAAGGTCAACTATTTCGGAAACCAGAATCCGCGTCTTCATACCAATGAAATGCTGATCGCGCTGTCCATGACAGCCAGAAGCAATCCGGAGGCACGGCGGGCACTGGAGCAGCTTCCCGCGCTGGCGGGCACACAAAGCCATATCACGTCCGCATTGTCGGAGGTCGATCAGTCAGTCCTGAGTTCCCTGAAAATCCAGACGACATTTGAGGCTGACAAAGTATAA
- a CDS encoding glycogen/starch/alpha-glucan phosphorylase — MQDCFSSKDRFIECYKERVASQFGHDFEDSYPVERYQALGSLIRDYAGHNWKETKKAVRRSQTKQLYYFSMEFLMGRLMTNNLRNLGIYDVVQEGLADLGIDINEMESLEADAGLGNGGLGRLAACFLDSLASLDLAGNGNCIRYRYGLFRQKIENREQVEVPDCWLRNGNIWEVWKPNHEVKVRFGGNMHAWMDHEGRFHSDYHPEFVVRAVPYDEPVIGYHTQTTNTLRLWDAEVDEDSVSAGRLNEYLRLVTQLTANVYPDDSTIEGKELRLKQEYFFVCAGVDQIIRSHLQTYPSLDNLHEKAAIQLNDTHPVLVIPELMRVLMDDYNYGWDQAWYIVTHTVAYTNHTVMAEALEKWPQDMVSRLFPRLYLIIEEIERRFKYELDHQGKGHLFPQVSILGQGQVHMAHLAIVGSHSVNGVAKIHTQILVNDVMASFASIYPDRFNNKTNGITHRRWLMYCNPQLTQLIDDTIGTDWHHNPGGLEALMPHVDDPALQDRFLAVKRERKVILADYIRSTLGIEVDPDSIFDCQSKRLHAYKRQLLNIFHVMYLYLAMKRDPGFRIRPRTFIFSAKAAASYVLAKEIIKLINSVAEKVNGDPEISRYMKVVFIPNYSVSIAEVLVPGADISEQISTAGKEASGTGNMKYMMNGALTLGTLDGANVEIVEQVGYDNAEIFGLRVEDIEALKRENSYNVWHIYEHNERLRMVIESLRNGTWDSDSNAFMHIYNDLMLRNDEFYVLADFEAYLYAQSLVANAYEDRRAWARIMLINIAKSGYFSSDRTIQEYAREIWGLTPIPFETTGRA, encoded by the coding sequence ATGCAAGACTGCTTCAGTTCAAAAGATCGATTCATAGAATGCTACAAGGAACGGGTCGCCAGCCAGTTTGGCCATGATTTTGAGGACTCGTATCCAGTCGAACGCTATCAGGCACTGGGTTCCCTGATCCGGGATTATGCCGGACACAACTGGAAGGAAACCAAAAAAGCCGTCAGGCGGTCCCAGACAAAACAGCTTTACTATTTTTCCATGGAGTTCCTGATGGGACGTCTCATGACCAACAACCTGCGCAACCTGGGCATTTATGATGTAGTCCAGGAAGGGCTGGCCGATCTTGGCATTGACATCAACGAGATGGAATCTCTCGAAGCCGATGCAGGACTGGGCAACGGCGGCCTGGGACGTCTGGCAGCATGTTTCCTCGATTCGCTCGCATCCCTGGACCTTGCCGGCAACGGCAACTGCATCCGGTACCGCTATGGCCTGTTCCGGCAGAAAATCGAAAACAGGGAGCAGGTGGAAGTGCCTGACTGCTGGCTGCGCAACGGCAATATCTGGGAGGTCTGGAAACCCAATCATGAAGTGAAGGTCCGGTTCGGCGGCAATATGCACGCCTGGATGGACCACGAAGGACGTTTCCATTCAGACTACCACCCGGAGTTTGTGGTTCGGGCTGTCCCCTACGACGAACCGGTCATCGGCTACCACACACAGACGACCAACACCCTGCGGCTCTGGGATGCCGAAGTGGATGAGGATTCGGTTTCAGCAGGCCGTCTTAACGAATACCTGCGGCTGGTCACACAGCTGACAGCCAATGTATACCCCGATGACTCCACCATTGAAGGCAAGGAGCTGCGGCTGAAACAGGAATATTTCTTTGTATGTGCCGGTGTAGACCAGATCATCCGAAGCCATCTTCAGACCTACCCCAGCCTGGACAACCTGCACGAGAAAGCGGCAATCCAGCTCAATGACACGCATCCTGTCCTGGTCATTCCGGAACTGATGCGCGTGCTGATGGATGATTACAATTATGGCTGGGACCAGGCCTGGTACATTGTGACGCATACCGTGGCCTACACCAACCACACCGTCATGGCGGAAGCCCTGGAAAAGTGGCCGCAGGATATGGTGAGCAGGCTGTTCCCCCGTCTGTACCTGATCATTGAAGAAATCGAGCGGCGGTTCAAGTATGAACTCGACCACCAGGGGAAAGGTCATCTGTTCCCGCAGGTTTCCATCCTGGGACAGGGACAGGTGCACATGGCACATCTGGCGATCGTGGGCAGTCACAGTGTGAATGGCGTGGCGAAGATCCATACCCAGATCCTGGTCAACGACGTGATGGCAAGCTTTGCATCGATTTATCCCGACCGCTTCAACAACAAAACCAACGGCATCACCCACCGCCGCTGGCTCATGTACTGCAACCCGCAGCTGACACAGCTGATTGACGATACCATTGGCACAGACTGGCACCACAACCCCGGCGGGCTGGAAGCCCTGATGCCGCACGTGGATGATCCTGCCCTTCAGGACCGGTTCCTGGCCGTAAAGCGGGAGAGAAAAGTCATTCTTGCTGATTACATCCGCAGCACCCTCGGCATTGAAGTGGACCCGGATTCCATCTTCGACTGCCAGTCCAAGCGGCTTCACGCCTACAAGCGGCAGCTGCTCAACATCTTCCATGTCATGTACCTGTATCTGGCCATGAAGCGGGATCCCGGCTTCCGGATCAGACCCCGGACCTTCATTTTCTCGGCAAAGGCAGCTGCCAGCTATGTCCTGGCAAAGGAAATCATCAAGCTGATCAATTCCGTTGCCGAGAAAGTCAATGGGGACCCGGAAATCTCCAGATACATGAAAGTGGTGTTCATCCCCAACTATTCTGTTTCCATTGCTGAAGTGCTGGTTCCGGGCGCGGACATCTCCGAGCAGATTTCCACCGCCGGCAAGGAAGCCTCCGGTACAGGCAACATGAAATACATGATGAACGGAGCCCTGACACTTGGAACACTGGATGGTGCGAATGTGGAAATCGTGGAACAGGTCGGCTACGACAACGCAGAGATTTTTGGACTGCGTGTGGAAGACATTGAAGCGCTGAAACGCGAAAACAGCTACAATGTCTGGCACATCTACGAGCACAACGAGCGCCTTCGAATGGTGATCGAGTCCCTGCGAAACGGGACCTGGGATTCCGATTCCAATGCGTTCATGCATATCTACAACGACCTGATGCTCAGAAACGACGAGTTCTATGTTCTGGCGGACTTCGAAGCCTATCTCTATGCCCAGTCCCTTGTGGCAAACGCCTATGAAGACCGCAGGGCATGGGCGAGAATCATGCTGATCAACATCGCCAAATCCGGCTATTTCTCCAGTGACCGGACGATTCAGGAATATGCCAGAGAAATCTGGGGCCTGACGCCCATTCCTTTTGAAACGACCGGCAGAGCCTGA
- the mnmG gene encoding tRNA uridine-5-carboxymethylaminomethyl(34) synthesis enzyme MnmG codes for MFDVLVIGAGHAGIEAAAAAARMGANTCLVTMDLSRAGSMPCNPSVGGPAKGIVVREIDALGGVMPRAADATALQFKMLNTSKGPGVQCLRVQSDKLAYSRWMAAFLKQQPHLTVVENRVESLDIEEGAVRGAICRDGTRLCARTVVVTSGTYMQSVVLKGHTATPSGPDGQPASEGLSESLRNAGLRTFRLKTGTPPRVLADSVDLSFGQEQTGSAEFLHFSDDTRPEDVLRPDEQESCTLIWTRPETHRIIREHLTDSAMYSGLVRGKGPRYCPSIEDKLVRFADKERHQLFLEPESRDLDTLYIQGFSTSMPEDVQEQMVHSLPGLEHAVIEKYAYAIEYDAIDPLQLRPSLETRAVSGLFTAGQVNGTSGYEEAAGQGLMAGINAVLKVRNQPPFVLRRDEAYIGVMIDDLVTKGTQEPYRLLTSRAEYRLLLRHDNAADRLSRKGYSLGLISRDRMERLEQRQAESERLKQELEDLHIPPATAHPVLDRLHLDPLRQGASGLDLLKRPNVTTEDLIGPVSDREAAAALEIAVKYEGYIAKARRDADRLAAMEARQIPDDLDYGAIGNLSLEARQKLSAVRPETLGQASRISGVNPADIAVLAVSLAPVEKGDSK; via the coding sequence ATGTTTGATGTTCTGGTGATCGGCGCCGGGCATGCCGGGATTGAAGCGGCAGCAGCGGCTGCGAGAATGGGAGCCAACACCTGTCTGGTGACCATGGATCTGAGCAGGGCCGGATCCATGCCGTGCAATCCGAGTGTGGGCGGCCCGGCAAAGGGAATCGTGGTGCGAGAGATCGATGCACTTGGGGGAGTGATGCCCCGGGCTGCGGATGCGACGGCGCTGCAGTTCAAAATGCTGAATACCAGCAAAGGTCCCGGCGTGCAGTGTCTCCGGGTGCAGAGCGACAAGCTCGCCTACAGCCGGTGGATGGCGGCATTTCTGAAACAGCAGCCGCACCTGACTGTAGTGGAAAACCGTGTGGAGTCTCTGGACATTGAAGAGGGTGCCGTCCGGGGTGCCATCTGCCGGGATGGTACACGGCTTTGTGCCAGAACAGTGGTCGTGACCTCCGGCACCTATATGCAGTCTGTTGTGCTGAAGGGACACACGGCCACGCCCTCGGGTCCTGACGGGCAGCCTGCCAGCGAGGGACTCTCGGAGAGCCTGCGGAATGCCGGGCTGCGCACATTCCGGCTGAAGACCGGAACACCGCCTCGGGTTCTGGCTGACAGCGTGGATCTTTCGTTCGGCCAGGAACAGACAGGCTCTGCGGAGTTTCTTCACTTTTCCGATGACACACGACCGGAAGATGTGCTGCGGCCGGACGAACAGGAGAGCTGCACACTGATCTGGACACGGCCGGAAACCCACCGGATCATCCGGGAACACCTGACGGACTCTGCCATGTATTCGGGCCTCGTGCGGGGAAAGGGACCGAGGTACTGTCCGAGCATCGAGGACAAACTGGTGCGGTTTGCGGACAAGGAACGGCATCAGCTCTTTCTGGAACCGGAATCCCGGGACCTGGACACGCTGTATATACAGGGGTTTTCCACGTCCATGCCGGAAGATGTCCAGGAACAGATGGTCCATTCCCTGCCTGGTCTGGAACATGCTGTGATTGAAAAATACGCCTATGCCATAGAATATGACGCCATTGACCCGCTGCAGCTCAGGCCTTCCCTGGAGACACGGGCTGTCAGCGGTCTGTTCACTGCCGGACAGGTCAATGGTACCAGCGGGTATGAAGAAGCCGCAGGTCAGGGACTCATGGCAGGAATCAATGCGGTGCTGAAGGTCAGAAACCAGCCGCCATTTGTGCTGCGAAGAGACGAAGCCTATATTGGTGTCATGATCGATGACCTGGTCACCAAAGGCACGCAGGAACCTTACAGACTTCTGACAAGCCGGGCGGAATACCGTCTGCTTCTCCGTCATGACAATGCCGCAGACAGACTGTCCCGGAAAGGGTACAGTCTCGGGCTGATCAGCCGGGACCGGATGGAGCGCCTCGAGCAGCGGCAGGCAGAATCTGAACGACTGAAGCAGGAACTGGAAGACCTCCACATTCCGCCCGCCACGGCACATCCTGTCCTTGATCGTCTGCATCTGGACCCGCTTCGGCAGGGAGCCAGCGGCCTGGATCTTCTGAAGCGTCCGAATGTGACAACAGAGGACCTGATCGGACCGGTCAGCGACCGGGAAGCTGCAGCGGCTCTGGAAATCGCGGTAAAATATGAGGGGTATATCGCGAAAGCCCGGCGGGATGCGGACCGTCTGGCGGCCATGGAGGCCAGGCAGATACCGGATGATCTGGATTACGGTGCCATCGGCAATCTGAGTCTTGAGGCCAGACAGAAACTGTCAGCGGTCAGACCGGAGACGCTGGGGCAGGCAAGCCGTATTTCCGGAGTGAATCCGGCGGATATTGCGGTGCTGGCTGTATCGCTGGCACCGGTTGAAAAAGGGGACAGCAAATGA